In Sorghum bicolor cultivar BTx623 chromosome 10, Sorghum_bicolor_NCBIv3, whole genome shotgun sequence, one genomic interval encodes:
- the LOC110431344 gene encoding nuclear receptor coactivator 7-like isoform X2 has protein sequence MGYLPALGGKAAHLVSDLATVILNPVSERERQRHHPSHLPEANEGKDTLFDDDDSDQNSETPDGPDTSSFRAFLMSFVPSSTASKDSMETITEHNLDVEYPTLTPVGKACSGRKSLLSRGKHSIGRIISKAGLGNLKQKQTPSIDGEIISQTESVAPRFEMKRSKESTLHDKLPAMSEPSVLLTEMMRAVLYTSLPVLAQGRNWMLVYSTWRHGISLSTLYRRSRLCAGYSLLIVGDRRGAVFGGLVEAPLQPIIKKKYQGTNDCFVFTNVDGRPVICHPTGANNYFTFCSTDYLAMGGGGHFALYLDGDL, from the exons ATGGGGTATCTGCCGGCGCTGGGCGGGAAGGCGGCGCACCTGGTGTCCGACCTCGCCACCGTCATCCTCAACCCCGTCTCCGAGCGCGAGCGCCAGCGACACCACCCCTCCCACCTCCCG GAGGCCAATGAAGGAAAAGACACACTATTCGATGATGATGATTCTGACCAAAATTCTGAGACTCCTGATGGTCCTGACACATCTTCCTTCAGAGCATTTCTGATGTCCTTTGTGCCTTCCTCAACTGCCAGCAAGGATTCAATGGAGACCATAACTGAGCATAATCTAGATGTGGAATACCCAACTTTAACACCTGTTGGGAAGGCATGTAGTGGGAGGAAAAGTCTGCTTAGTAGAGGGAAACATTCCATTGGTAGGATTATTAGCAAAGCAGGACTTGGTAATTTGAAACAGAAACAGACCCCCAGCATTGATGGTGAAATCATAAGTCAAACAGAATCAGTTGCACCCAGATTTGAAATGAAGCGATCAAAAGAATCAACTTTGCATGATAAATTGCCAGCTATGTCTGAACCATCTGTTCTTCTAACAGAAATGATGCGAGCTGTTCTTTATACATCTCTTCCTGTTCTTGCTCAAGGAAGGAACTGGATGCTGGTATACAG CACCTGGAGGCATGGAATTTCTTTGTCTACTCTGTATCGAAGAAGCAGGCTTTGTGCTGGCTACTCACTTCTG ATAGTTGGGGATCGAAGAGGAGCAGTTTTTGGTGGTTTGGTCGAGGCCCCACTGCAGCCTATCATAAAAAAGAAGTATCAG GGAACTAATGACTGCTTTGTGTTCACCAACGTAGATGGCCGTCCTGTTATATGCCATCCAACAG gtgcTAATAACTATTTTACGTTTTGTTCTACCGACTATTTGGCAATGGGAGGTGGTGGTCACTTCGCACTTTATCTCGATGGAGACCTGTAA
- the LOC110431344 gene encoding uncharacterized protein LOC110431344 isoform X3, whose translation MGYLPALGGKAAHLVSDLATVILNPVSERERQRHHPSHLPEANEGKDTLFDDDDSDQNSETPDGPDTSSFRAFLMSFVPSSTASKDSMETITEHNLDVEYPTLTPVGKACSGRKSLLSRGKHSIGRIISKAGLGNLKQKQTPSIDGEIISQTESVAPRFEMKRSKESTLHDKLPAMSEPSVLLTEMMRAVLYTSLPVLAQGRNWMLVYSTWRHGISLSTLYRRSRLCAGYSLLIVGDRRGAVFGGLVEAPLQPIIKKKYQGTNDCFVFTNVDGRPVICHPTV comes from the exons ATGGGGTATCTGCCGGCGCTGGGCGGGAAGGCGGCGCACCTGGTGTCCGACCTCGCCACCGTCATCCTCAACCCCGTCTCCGAGCGCGAGCGCCAGCGACACCACCCCTCCCACCTCCCG GAGGCCAATGAAGGAAAAGACACACTATTCGATGATGATGATTCTGACCAAAATTCTGAGACTCCTGATGGTCCTGACACATCTTCCTTCAGAGCATTTCTGATGTCCTTTGTGCCTTCCTCAACTGCCAGCAAGGATTCAATGGAGACCATAACTGAGCATAATCTAGATGTGGAATACCCAACTTTAACACCTGTTGGGAAGGCATGTAGTGGGAGGAAAAGTCTGCTTAGTAGAGGGAAACATTCCATTGGTAGGATTATTAGCAAAGCAGGACTTGGTAATTTGAAACAGAAACAGACCCCCAGCATTGATGGTGAAATCATAAGTCAAACAGAATCAGTTGCACCCAGATTTGAAATGAAGCGATCAAAAGAATCAACTTTGCATGATAAATTGCCAGCTATGTCTGAACCATCTGTTCTTCTAACAGAAATGATGCGAGCTGTTCTTTATACATCTCTTCCTGTTCTTGCTCAAGGAAGGAACTGGATGCTGGTATACAG CACCTGGAGGCATGGAATTTCTTTGTCTACTCTGTATCGAAGAAGCAGGCTTTGTGCTGGCTACTCACTTCTG ATAGTTGGGGATCGAAGAGGAGCAGTTTTTGGTGGTTTGGTCGAGGCCCCACTGCAGCCTATCATAAAAAAGAAGTATCAG GGAACTAATGACTGCTTTGTGTTCACCAACGTAGATGGCCGTCCTGTTATATGCCATCCAACAG TGTGA
- the LOC110431344 gene encoding nuclear receptor coactivator 7-like isoform X1 produces the protein MGYLPALGGKAAHLVSDLATVILNPVSERERQRHHPSHLPEANEGKDTLFDDDDSDQNSETPDGPDTSSFRAFLMSFVPSSTASKDSMETITEHNLDVEYPTLTPVGKACSGRKSLLSRGKHSIGRIISKAGLGNLKQKQTPSIDGEIISQTESVAPRFEMKRSKESTLHDKLPAMSEPSVLLTEMMRAVLYTSLPVLAQGRNWMLVYSTWRHGISLSTLYRRSRLCAGYSLLIVGDRRGAVFGGLVEAPLQPIIKKKYQGTNDCFVFTNVDGRPVICHPTGANNYFTFCSTDYLAMGGGGHFALYLDGDLVTGSSSTSETFNNPCLSHTQEFKIKDVELWGFVNASKYEEMLTVCRTEKQGIWNL, from the exons ATGGGGTATCTGCCGGCGCTGGGCGGGAAGGCGGCGCACCTGGTGTCCGACCTCGCCACCGTCATCCTCAACCCCGTCTCCGAGCGCGAGCGCCAGCGACACCACCCCTCCCACCTCCCG GAGGCCAATGAAGGAAAAGACACACTATTCGATGATGATGATTCTGACCAAAATTCTGAGACTCCTGATGGTCCTGACACATCTTCCTTCAGAGCATTTCTGATGTCCTTTGTGCCTTCCTCAACTGCCAGCAAGGATTCAATGGAGACCATAACTGAGCATAATCTAGATGTGGAATACCCAACTTTAACACCTGTTGGGAAGGCATGTAGTGGGAGGAAAAGTCTGCTTAGTAGAGGGAAACATTCCATTGGTAGGATTATTAGCAAAGCAGGACTTGGTAATTTGAAACAGAAACAGACCCCCAGCATTGATGGTGAAATCATAAGTCAAACAGAATCAGTTGCACCCAGATTTGAAATGAAGCGATCAAAAGAATCAACTTTGCATGATAAATTGCCAGCTATGTCTGAACCATCTGTTCTTCTAACAGAAATGATGCGAGCTGTTCTTTATACATCTCTTCCTGTTCTTGCTCAAGGAAGGAACTGGATGCTGGTATACAG CACCTGGAGGCATGGAATTTCTTTGTCTACTCTGTATCGAAGAAGCAGGCTTTGTGCTGGCTACTCACTTCTG ATAGTTGGGGATCGAAGAGGAGCAGTTTTTGGTGGTTTGGTCGAGGCCCCACTGCAGCCTATCATAAAAAAGAAGTATCAG GGAACTAATGACTGCTTTGTGTTCACCAACGTAGATGGCCGTCCTGTTATATGCCATCCAACAG gtgcTAATAACTATTTTACGTTTTGTTCTACCGACTATTTGGCAATGGGAGGTGGTGGTCACTTCGCACTTTATCTCGATGGAGACCT TGTGACTGGTTCTAGTTCCACTTCCGAGACTTTTAACAACCCATGCTTATCCCATACCCAGGAATTCAAAATCAAAGATGTGGAG CTTTGGGGCTTCGTCAATGCTTCCAAGTATGAAGAGATGCTCACGGTCTGCCGCACCGAAAAGCAAGGAATTTGGAATCTGTGA
- the LOC110431073 gene encoding uncharacterized protein LOC110431073, with product MFMLVYVDYIIVASSSQEAVDALLRDLEKEFAIKDLGELHYFLGIQVHRKKGELFLTQERYASEILKRVNMQACKSVKTPLCVTEKLSVTSGSKLRVADSTRYRSIVGALHYLTLTRPDLSFSVNRVYADWAGCPDDTRSMGGFAVYLGCNIVSWCARKQATMSRSSTEAEYKSVANATAEVMWIQKLLDELGIPHPQAACLWCDNIGAKYLSASPVFHARTKHIEIDYHFVREQVAAKRLDIRFISTKDQIADGFTKALPVKQTEMFRNNLNLSDKL from the exons ATGTTCATGCTAGTTTATGTTGACTACATAATTGTGGCTAGCTCCTCGCAGGAAGCAGTTGACGCTCTTCTACGAGATTTAGAAAAAGAATTTGCCATCAAGGACCTTGGTGAGTTGCACTATTTCTTGGGCATTCAAGTTCACAGGAAAAAGGGTGAGCTGTTTCTGACACAGGAACGTTATGCATCTGAAATTCTGAAAAGAGTTAACATGCAAGCATGTAAATCAGTCAAAACACCACTTTGTGTCACTGAGAAGCTATCTGTTACTAGTGGATCAAAATTGAGAGTAGCAGACTCCACAAGGTACAGAAGTATTGTTGGAGCCCTGCACTACTTGACCCTAACTCGACCTGATCTATCCTTCTCAGTTAACAGAGTGT ATGCAGATTGGGCTGGATGCCCAGATGACACGCGCTCTATGGGGGGCTTCGCTGTCTACCTCGGCTGCAATATTGTATCATGGTGTGCAAGAAAACAAGCTACCATGTCTAGATCAAGCACAGAAGCTGAATACAAGTCCGTTGCCAATGCTACTGCTGAGGTAATGTGGATACAGAAACTACTTGATGAATTAGGTATTCCACACCCTCAAGCAGCATGTTTATGGTGTGATAATATTGGCGCAAAATATCTATCAGCTAGTCCTGTGTTCCATGCTCGAACAAAACATATAGAAATTGATTATCACTTTGTGAGAGAACAAGTTGCAGCAAAGCGTCTGGACATCAGGTTTATCAGCACTAAGGATCAGATTGCCGACGGCTTCACAAAAGCACTCCCTGTCAAGCAAACAGAGATGTTTAGGAACAATCTCAATCTTTCAGACAAGTTGTGA
- the LOC8065498 gene encoding annexin D7: MATLKVPATVPPVADDCEQLRKAFQGWGTNEALIISILGHRDAAQRRAIRRAYAEAHGEELLRSITDEISGDFERAVILWTLDPAERDAVLANEAARKWQPGNRVLVEIACTRTSAQVFAARQAYHERFKRSLEEDIAAHVTGDFRKLLVPLVSTYRYDGPEVNTRLAHSEAKLLHEKIHHKAYSDDEIIRILTTRSKPQLLATFNHYNDAFGHRINKDLKADPKDEYLKTLRAIIRCFSCPDRYFEKVARQAIAGLGTDENALTRVITTRAEVDLKLIKEAYQKRNSVPLERAVAGDTSGDYESMLLALLGQE; this comes from the exons ATGGCGACGCTCAAGGTCCCAGCCACTGTCCCTCCCGTCGCCGATGACTGCGAGCAGCTCCGCAAGGCATTCCAAG GGTGGGGCACGAACGAGGCGCTCATCATCTCCATCCTCGGCCACCGcgacgccgcgcagcgccgcgccATCCGCCGCGCCTACGCCGAGGCCCACGGCGAGGAGCTCCTCCGCTCCATCACGGACGAGATCTCCGGCGACTTCGAG AGGGCCGTGATCCTGTGGACGCTGGACCCAGCGGAGCGCGACGCGGTGCTGGCCAACGAGGCGGCGCGGAAGTGGCAGCCAGGGAACCGCGTGCTCGTCGAGATCGCCTGCACGCGCACCTCCGCGCAGGTCTTCGCGGCCAGGCAGGCGTATCACGAGCGGTTCAAGCGCTCGCTTGAGGAGGACATCGCTGCGCACGTCACTGGGGACTTCCGCAAG CTACTGGTGCCACTTGTAAGTACATACCGCTATGATGGACCAGAGGTCAACACAAGGTTGGCACACTCAGAAGCCAAACTACTCCATGAGAAGATCCATCACAAGGCTTACAGTGATGATGAGATCATCAGAATCCTCACCACTAGGAGCAAACCTCAGCTGCTTGCTACATTCAATCATTACAATGATGCATTTGGCCACCGAATCAACAAG GATCTGAAGGCTGACCCCAAGGATGAGTACCTCAAAACACTGCGGGCAATCATCCGGTGCTTCAGTTGCCCCGACAGGTACTTTGAGAAGGTCGCCAGGCAGGCCATAGCGGGGCTAGGCACAGACGAGAACGCCCTGACCAGGGTCATTACCACCCGCGCTGAGGTGGACCTGAAACTGATTAAGGAGGCGTACCAGAAGAGGAACAGCGTGCCCCTGGAGCGCGCCGTCGCTGGGGACACCTCCGGCGACTACGAGAGCATGCTCCTCGCGCTCCTTGGGCAGGAGTGA
- the LOC8080054 gene encoding uncharacterized protein LOC8080054 produces the protein MAVEAAAAWYEELRQLEYLEESMHKKLRSISRRLMMAKDLSEAEAAKLKEEQALLRKQVGRFGPDVSRRPDFSCMTEAERAAAAERLRNDELHYARRLMQEGNSRGQAMEAFARFVDFDPKQGGRYYSRCSRGGLSNLDLDEESPIGPMKLIDSPYRKESDFGWLCTAVNLRL, from the exons ATGGcggtggaggcggcggcggcgtggtatGAAGAGTTGCGACAGCTCGAGTACCTCGAGGAATCCATGCATAAGAAGCTACGGTCCATCTCCAGGAGGCTGATGATGGCCAAGGATTTGTCCGAGGCGGAGGCGGCCAAGCTCAAGGAAGAGCAAGCGTTGTTGCGAAAGCAGGTTGGGCGGTTCGGCCCTGATGTGTCGCGGAGGCCAGATTTCTCATGCATGACCGAGGCCgagcgagcggcggcggcggagaggcTGAGGAACGACGAGCTTCACTATGCGCGCCGCCTTATGCAAGAGGGCAACTCCAGGGGTCAGGCGATGGAGGCCTTTGCTCGCTTCGTCGACTTCGATCCCAAGCAGGGGGGCCGCTACTACAGCCGATGCAGCCGCGGCGGCCTCTCCAACCTCGACCTCGACGAGGAGT CACCCATTGGTCCGATGAAGCTTATCGATTCCCCCTACAGAAAAGAGAGCGACTTTGGTTGGCTGTGTACGGCTGTAAACTTACGGCTGTAA